From the Gemmatimonadaceae bacterium genome, the window GACTCTACCTGTACCAGCGTCCGCTCAGCGCGGTCATGAGGACGTTCCAATTTCATGGTTCGCGCTCCTACCGCGCCCCGAACCTCTGGTGGCCAGCCGATCGATCATGGTGTGTCGCAACAGAGATCGACTACGCATGGACATATGTCGGTGGGACGGATGCGTGCATTGCTGAGATCGCTGCCGATCGGATGTTCGAATCGTTGCCAGCTCGAATTGACGAGGGGAATTACCTGGAACGGTGAATTGGCCCGGCGGCGCGGCGTTCCGACGGTGCACTCGCAGCGGTGATCGGTCTCTGATCAGCGAATGCGCCGTGCCGGGGACAGTCCCGGTGGTGTCACTCGACGCTGGACGGACAACACGCGTATGCCGCGGAGCGAGTCGAGCGACACCGCGAGCGGATCCCCGGATAGCGCGACGGAATCACCGCCGCCCAATTCGAGCCCGCCACCTGGGGCCAACCACGCGCGGGTGAGTCCGATCAATCGCATACGCACCGCCGGCGTATCACCGCGGTCGCCAATCGCGTTGATGCCGGTCAACCCGGCTTGCATTCCCGCCATCGGCGCGCCGGGCTCGCCGAAGTAATCGGAGCCCTCCACCAGCAACGCTCCCATTCTATCGAGCCGGTCCCACGCGTAGGCCCGAGGCGCATTGGCGACACCGAGTCGTTGCTCGGCGAAAGTGGGCGACACGCCGCGCGGCGTGTTGAAGTTCGACTGCACCGAGAGCGCAACGCCCAGGCGCACCGCCCGAGCAAAATCGCCCTCGCGCGCATAGGAGAAGTGTTCGATGCGCAAGCGACCGGGCACGAGGCGTGGTCGTTCTCGCAGCACCATCTCATACGCGTCGAGGACCTCCTTCACGGCCTGATCGCCGATAGCGTGGGTGGCCACATCGAGTCCGGCATCCAGCGCGCGCCGCGCCCATTGCGCGATCTCACGCGACGTCATGCGCAACACGCCGTGGGTGTGCGGATCGTCCGCGTACGCGTGACTGAGTGCGGCACCGCGACTGCCAAAGGCGCCATCGGCGAAGAGCTTGAGGTGTGTGATGCGCACATTCGGCGACAGTCGCCGCGCTGTCGCCGACATTGCGAGTACCGACTCGGCGTACCGCGACGGCGCCGGGATCATGAGATGAATCGCAATCGGCAGTGCCCGTTGGCGATCGGCCTGAGCGAGCACCCTTGCATATCTCGCGAAGTCGGTATTCATCGCCGCCACGCCGGGAAGCGCCAGTACGCCCG encodes:
- a CDS encoding amidohydrolase family protein; the protein is MTRSGTVGLVALGVACVAALSVVSAAPRVGTKAGPVGAVSVVVPAFVDHHVHVFNVGWWLLQAQRHDLNHVSVGNAKSEAEVVQRVATAAGNSRPGWITGFGWNQEAWGTSVLPSLNAISTAIGRVPVALARTDGHALWVNRAALDAAGLSSVSTGVLLERAVEPVVARIPAPPDSDIATAWRLGAEALAARGVLRVYDAGVLALPGVAAMNTDFARYARVLAQADRQRALPIAIHLMIPAPSRYAESVLAMSATARRLSPNVRITHLKLFADGAFGSRGAALSHAYADDPHTHGVLRMTSREIAQWARRALDAGLDVATHAIGDQAVKEVLDAYEMVLRERPRLVPGRLRIEHFSYAREGDFARAVRLGVALSVQSNFNTPRGVSPTFAEQRLGVANAPRAYAWDRLDRMGALLVEGSDYFGEPGAPMAGMQAGLTGINAIGDRGDTPAVRMRLIGLTRAWLAPGGGLELGGGDSVALSGDPLAVSLDSLRGIRVLSVQRRVTPPGLSPARRIR